One genomic window of Onychostoma macrolepis isolate SWU-2019 chromosome 25, ASM1243209v1, whole genome shotgun sequence includes the following:
- the LOC131534333 gene encoding nuclear factor 7, brain-like, which produces MDSLPVEELSCPVCCEIFKNPVVLSCSHSFCKECLQQFWRITKTPECPVCRQSAKSEPPVSLTLKNVCESFLKKDSNEVPSSGSEEICSLHSEKLKLFCLEDKQPACLVCRDSQQHDNHKFRPISEVVSSYKEELNTALKPLQVKLKHHENIKGEFEKTVRHIKVRKQNSESFSLQL; this is translated from the exons ATGGATTCACTGCCTGTAGAAGAGCTTTCTTGTCCTGTTTGTTGTGAAATCTTCAAGAATCCTGTTGTTTTATCATGTAGTCATAGTTTCTGTAAAGAGTGTCTTCAACAGTTCTGGAGAATCACGAAAACTCCGGAGTGTCCTGTCTGCAGACAATCCGCAAAATCTGAACCTCCAGTTAGTCTTACATTAAAAAACGTGTGTGAGTCGTTCCTGAAGAAGGACAGCAATGAGGTTCCTTCATCGGGATCTGAGGAGATCTGCAGTTTACACAGTGAGAAACTCAAACTCTTCTGTCTGGAGGACAAACAGCCTGCGTGTTTAGTGTGCAGAGATTCACAACAACACGACAATCACAAATTCAGACCCATCAGTGAAGTGGTTTCATCATATAAG GAGGAGCTCAATACAGCACTGAAGCCCTTACAAGTGAAACTTAAGCACCATGAAAACATTAAAGGAGAGTTTGAGAAAACAGTACGACACATCAAGGTGAGGAAACAGAATTCAGAGTCATTTTCATTACAGCTGTAG